The Panicum virgatum strain AP13 chromosome 5K, P.virgatum_v5, whole genome shotgun sequence genome has a window encoding:
- the LOC120706432 gene encoding peroxidase 15-like: MAASAMGGRLVLLPCLVVAPLLLAGAARGHPGCDSLFPQFYDHSCPRAKEIVRSVVARAIARETRMMAASLVRLHFHDCFVKGCDASVLLDNSTGIVSEKGSNPNSNSARGFEVIDEIKAALETACPGTVSCADILALADRDSTVLVGGPYWDVPLGRRDSLGASIQGSNNDIPAPNNTLPTIITKFRRQGLDVADVVALSGAHTIGLSRCTSFRQRLYNQTDNGMADATLEASYAARLRQGCPRSGGDGNLFPLDLATPARFDNLYFKNLLVGKGLLSSDEVLLTKSAETVALVKAYADDVDLFFQHFAQSMVKMGNISPLTGAQGEIRKNCRRLNGN, translated from the exons ATGGCGGCTTCTGCAATGGGCGGTCGCCTCGTCCTGCTCCCCTGCCTAGTCGTCGCcccgctcctcctcgccggcgccgcccgcgggcACC CGGGCTGTGACAGCCTGTTCCCGCAGTTCTACGACCACTCGTGCCCCAGGGCCAAGGAGATCGTGAGGTCCGTCGTGGCGCGGGCCATCGCCCGGGAGACCAGGATG ATGGCAGCGTCGCTGGTCAGGCTGCATTTCCATGACTGCTTCGTCAAG GGCTGCGACGCTTCAGTGCTTCTGGACAACAGCACCGGCATCGTGAGCGAGAAAGGGTCCAACCCCAACAGCAACTCCGCCAGAGGGTTCGAGGTGATCGACGAGATCAAGGCCGCCCTCGAGACCGCCTGCCCCGGCACCGTCTCCTGCGCCGACatcctcgccctcgccgaccGCGACTCCACCGTCCTCGTCGGCGGGCCGTACTGGGACGTGCCGCTGGGGCGGCGGGACTCGCTGGGCGCCAGCATCCAGGGCTCCAACAACGACATCCCGGCACCCAACAACACGCTCCCCACCATCATCACCAAGTTCAGGCGCCAGGGCCTCGACGTCGCCGACGTCGTCGCGCTCTCCGGCGCCCACACCATCGGCCTCTCCCGCTGCACCAGCTTCCGGCAGCGGCTGTACAACCAGACGGACAACGGCATGGCGGATGCCACGCTGGAGGCGTCCTACGCGGCGCGGCTCAGGCAGGGGTGCCCGcgctccggcggcgacggcaacctCTTCCCGCTGGACCTCGCCACCCCGGCCAGGTTCGACAACCTCTACTTCAAGAACCTCCTCGTCGGCAAGGGCCTCCTCAGCTCCGACGAGGTGCTGCTGACCAAGAGCGCCGAGACGGTGGCGCTCGTCAAGGCCTACGCCGACGACGTCGACCTCTTCTTCCAGCACTTCGCGCAGTCGATGGTGAAGATGGGCAACATCTCGCCGCTGACCGGAGCGCAGGGGGAGATCAGGAAGAACTGCAGGAGGCTCAACGGCAATTAA
- the LOC120706431 gene encoding peroxidase 72-like, with the protein MHVPWVYHHCHGTPPTSYNTSLFCVQGCDASVLLDNSTGIVSEKGSNPNSNSARGFEVIDEIKAALETACPGTVSCADILALADRDSTVLVGGPYWDVPLGRRDSLGASIQGSNNDIPAPNNTLPTIITKFRRQGLDVADVVALSGAHTIGLSRCTSFRQRLYNQTDNGMADATLEASYAARLRQGCPRSGGDGNLFPLDLATPARFDNLYFKNLLVGKGLLSSDEVLLTKSAETVALVKAYADDVDLFFQHFAQSMVKMGNISPLTGAQGEIRKNCRRLNGN; encoded by the coding sequence ATGCATGTGCCTTGGGTCTACCACCATTGTCATGGTACACCACCAACATCTTACAACACTTCTCTGTTCTGTGTGCAGGGCTGCGACGCTTCAGTGCTTCTGGACAACAGCACCGGCATCGTGAGCGAGAAAGGGTCCAACCCCAACAGCAACTCCGCCAGAGGGTTCGAGGTGATCGACGAGATCAAGGCCGCCCTCGAGACCGCCTGCCCCGGCACCGTCTCCTGCGCCGACatcctcgccctcgccgaccGCGACTCCACCGTCCTCGTCGGCGGGCCGTACTGGGACGTGCCGCTGGGGCGGCGGGACTCGCTGGGCGCCAGCATCCAGGGCTCCAACAACGACATCCCGGCACCCAACAACACGCTCCCCACCATCATCACCAAGTTCAGGCGCCAGGGCCTCGACGTCGCCGACGTCGTCGCGCTCTCCGGCGCCCACACCATCGGCCTCTCCCGCTGCACCAGCTTCCGGCAGCGGCTGTACAACCAGACGGACAACGGCATGGCGGATGCCACGCTGGAGGCGTCCTACGCGGCGCGGCTCAGGCAGGGGTGCCCGcgctccggcggcgacggcaacctCTTCCCGCTGGACCTCGCCACCCCGGCCAGGTTCGACAACCTCTACTTCAAGAACCTCCTCGTCGGCAAGGGCCTCCTCAGCTCCGACGAGGTGCTGCTGACCAAGAGCGCCGAGACGGTGGCGCTCGTCAAGGCCTACGCCGACGACGTCGACCTCTTCTTCCAGCACTTCGCGCAGTCGATGGTGAAGATGGGCAACATCTCGCCGCTGACCGGAGCGCAGGGGGAGATCAGGAAGAACTGCAGGAGGCTCAACGGCAATTAA